The nucleotide window GGTATTCACCAACCTTCTCTATAACATCCTTTGGAAAAGCATAAACGCCAGTGCTTATCAATGTGGACTTTGGTTGCAGGGGTTTTTCCTGAAAATCAATCACTCTATCCCCCTCAACCAGCACCACACCATACCTCTTCGCTAACTCAAAATCACCAACGTCGTAAACAGCTATTAACGGCCTTCCACTGTAGTGTTTCAAAAACTCCCCCAGAGAAAAGGAGAACAGATTGTCACCAGCAACTATAAGGTAATCATCAACCCCAAGTTCTGATACTGCATATTTAATGGCTCCAATGGTTCCGAGCTTTTCCTCTTCGCTTATGGTTTCCTCCACAATAAGCCCAACGTTGTTTTTTTCGGCCCAATTCTTAAAATGCTTCTCAAAGAACTTGTTGGTGGATACATAGACTTCCAAACCAAGATCCTTGGTCTTCTCAAGGATGTAATCGATGATGTATTTATCTCCCACAGGTAAGAGGGGTTTTGGTTTACCCTTTGTGATCGGCCACAAACGAGTGGCATATCCGCCGGCCATGATAAGGACTTTCATTTATTACACCCCCTTATTCTCGTAATGTCTCCCGGATTTTATTCAGAAATTCCTCAACACCACGAACATCGTCCTTAAGATAATGGTAAATCTTTTTGTCGTTGATCTCCCAATATATGTGCACAAGCCTGTTCCTGAACCTAACCATTAGCATTAAACGTTTCCCCAAATGTTCACTTATAATACCATTCTCTACTAAAACTCTGAAAGTGTCAGCGTAATCTTGGGGAAGCCTCATACGATTTTTAGAAATTAAGTGATATGCAATATCAATACATGCTTCGATAGCAACTAACAGATTATATTTGGCGCTTGAAATGTAATGCTTGTTCTTTAAAAAGTCCTCTTCAGAGAAACTTGAAAGTTCTCGAAGGTTCTGTAAGGCATTCTCCGCTTCTGAAACAAGCTTCATGATTTTTTCTTTGTCATATTCCAAGGAGATCCCTCCCATACCTCCTGAGATAATAAGAATAATCATGATACTCACGCAAAGTCCCTTCCTCAAACTCACATCTGGCATTATCATCCCTACTAAAAAGGAGCTCTCCCTCAAGAGCCTTAAATCTGAACGTCACCGGGGCATTATTAACAACCCTAACATCAACTGGAAGCCCTATAAACTGTG belongs to Methanomassiliicoccales archaeon and includes:
- a CDS encoding NDP-sugar synthase, with protein sequence MKVLIMAGGYATRLWPITKGKPKPLLPVGDKYIIDYILEKTKDLGLEVYVSTNKFFEKHFKNWAEKNNVGLIVEETISEEEKLGTIGAIKYAVSELGVDDYLIVAGDNLFSFSLGEFLKHYSGRPLIAVYDVGDFELAKRYGVVLVEGDRVIDFQEKPLQPKSTLISTGVYAFPKDVIEKVGEYLEEGNRDSPGYFIEWLLKKDVEIYAYKFDDYWYDIGSADSYLEAMKTLLKESKIEEIQISSYSKIINPVVIKKGARILGRSIVGPYAYVGENCVIENSDVSDSIIFGNTVIRGSTIWRSIIDEKCEIRNLELKKSLVGGHAKIQRGD
- a CDS encoding DUF86 domain-containing protein; protein product: MGGISLEYDKEKIMKLVSEAENALQNLRELSSFSEEDFLKNKHYISSAKYNLLVAIEACIDIAYHLISKNRMRLPQDYADTFRVLVENGIISEHLGKRLMLMVRFRNRLVHIYWEINDKKIYHYLKDDVRGVEEFLNKIRETLRE